One stretch of Arachis duranensis cultivar V14167 chromosome 1, aradu.V14167.gnm2.J7QH, whole genome shotgun sequence DNA includes these proteins:
- the LOC107464356 gene encoding LOW QUALITY PROTEIN: zinc finger CCCH domain-containing protein 34-like (The sequence of the model RefSeq protein was modified relative to this genomic sequence to represent the inferred CDS: substituted 1 base at 1 genomic stop codon) yields MERYGRPGEGPQPDPPPEWNVGAGDTGLEESMWKLGLGGATESYPQRPDEADCIYYLKTGFCGYGSRCRFNHPRDRGAVIGAARSGGEYPERAGQPLCQYFMRTGSCKFGASCKYNHPRQAAGTPTLVSLNYYGYPLRVVRLVPTXXXXXXXYYVKTGQCKFGATCKFHHPQPAGVQIPAPSPVPPVSPLPVQVPSPLYPTVQPPSGPSQQQYSVLVARPPLLPGSLVQGPYGPVVVSPAMVPFPGWNPYQAQATSPLLPSSTPSNVGPTQLYRITQLPSQATGYSAPYQPSGPSVDPSGSSTQKENPYPERPDQPECQYYMKTGECKFGPSCRYHHPSDLNAPKGNVALSPVGLPLRPGAPPCTHYTQRGICKFGPACKFDHPMGSLSYSPSASSLADMPVAPYPVGSSMGTLAPSSSSSELRPELASGLSKESVSSRMSSSMSTSSGSVGLTLSTAGPISQSGTQASAQSSSSSATASSAATSSAASHTSS; encoded by the exons ATGGAACGGTACGGCCGTCCCGGCGAAGGGCCGCAGCCTGATCCGCCGCCGGAGTGGAACGTCGGCGCCGGCGACACGGGGCTCGAAG AGTCTATGTGGAAGCTTGGATTGGGTGGTGCCACCGAATCGTACCCTCAGAGGCCTGATGAAGCTGATTGTATCTATTATCTCAAGACAGGTTTTTGCGGCTATGGTTCGCGTTGTCGGTTCAACCACCCACGTGACCGTGGCGCG GTTATTGGAGCTGCCAGGAGTGGAGGGGAGTATCCGGAGCGTGCGGGCCAGCCTCTATGCCAG TATTTTATGAGGACAGGATCATGCAAATTCGGTGCATCTTGCAAGTACAACCATCCTAGGCAGGCAGCAGGAACTCCTACCCTTGTCTCACTAAATTATTATGGATATCCGTTGCGAGTGGTGC GTTTGGTTCCAACTTGAANNNNNNNNNNNNNNNNCTATTACGTGAAAACTGGGCAATGCAAGTTTGGTGCTACTTGTAAATTCCATCATCCACAGCCTGCAGGTGTCCAAATTCCGGCACCATCACCAGTTCCCCCGGTTTCACCTCTACCTGTACAGGTACCTTCTCCATTATATCCAACCGTGCAGCCTCCATCTGGTCCTTCGCAACAGCAATATAGTGTACTGGTTGCAAGGCCTCCGTTGCTGCCTGGCTCATTAGTCCAGGGCCCTTATGGGCCTGTGGTAGTGTCCCCTGCCATGGTCCCCTTTCCAGGCTGGAATCCTTATCAG GCTCAAGCAACAAGCCCCCTACTTCCCTCTAGTACACCATCTAATGTTGGTCCAACACAGCTTTACAGGATAACCCAGCTGCCTTCTCAGGCAACTGGGTATTCTGCACCTTATCAACCTTCTGGCCCCTCTGTTGATCCTTCAGGTAGTAGTACTCAGAAGGAGAACCCATATCCCGAAAGGCCTGATCAACCAGAATGTCAGTATTACATGAAAACAGGGGAATGTAAATTTGGTCCATCATGTAGATATCATCATCCATCAGACCTTAATGCACCGAAGGGAAATGTGGCCCTTAGTCCTGTGGGTCTCCCTTTGCGCCCG GGGGCACCACCTTGCACTCATTATACGCAGCGTGGAATCTGTAAGTTTGGTCCTGCATGCAAATTTGATCATCCCATGGGATCTCTCAGTTACAGCCCATCTGCTTCTTCCTTGGCTGATATGCCGGTTGCACCATATCCCGTGGGTTCCTCAATGGGCACTCTTGctccatcatcatcttcatcagaGTTGCGGCCTGAACTTGCTTCAGGATTGAGCAAGGAGTCTGTTTCATCCAGAATGTCTTCATCGATGAGCACTTCAAGTGGATCAGTTGGCTTGACCTTGTCAACTGCAGGACCAATTTCTCAATCGGGCACCCAAGCCTCTGCTCAGAGTTCCAGTTCTTCAGCAACTGCCAGCAGCGCCGCAACAAGCAGTGCTGCATCTCACACCTCAAGCTAA